GGCCATGCCCCCGAACGTCGCCGTCTGATAGATGGAGAGCGCCCGACCCACGACCCAGCGGGGCGTGGCAAGCTGCACCGAGACGTTGAACAGCGACAGCGCCGACACCCAAGCCGACCCGGCCAGCATCAGCCCGACGACCGTCAGCGCCTCGGTCCGCGAGACGGAGACGATCAGCAACCCCGCCGCGTTCACCGCAAAGGCGAGCGCGATGATCGTCTCGATCCGCAGGCGCGCCCGCAGCCGGGGCGCGGCCAGCGCGCCGCCGATCGCCCCGAGGCCGAAGGCCCCGAGCATCGCGCCGAAGGTCCGCGCCTCGGCCTGCAGCATGTCGCGGGTGATGACCGGCAGCAGCGCCAGCGCCGCCACCGCCCCCGAGCCGAAGATCAGCCCCCGCAGGATCACCCGCGACAGGTTCGGCGACAGCGCGACATAGCGCAGGCCCACCGCGATGGCATGGCCGAGCTTTTCGGGCGGCAGGCTACGCACCTCTTGCGGGCTGTTCCAGCGGGCCAGCGCGAATATCACCGCCGTATAGCTGGCGGCATTGAGCGCAAAGGCCGCCGCGGGGCCGAGGCTGGCCACCACCAGCCCGCCGATCGCCGGGCCGACCGAGCGCATGAGGTTGAAGCTCATGGAATTGAGGGTGATGGCTGCGGGAAGATCCTCGCGCGGGACGAGATCGCGCATGGAGGCCTGCCATGAGGGCAGGTGCATCGCGTTGCCGCAGCCCAGAAGGAAGGTGAAGGCCAGAAGCGTCCACGGCGTCAGCCAGCCGAGGAAGGCCACCGCCGCCAGAACCGCCGAAACCACCAGAAGGAAGGTTTGCGCCGCCAGCATCACACGGCGTCGGGGGAAGTTGTCGGCAAGCGCGCCGGCGGCGATCGCCAGCACCATGACCGGCAGCGTGGTCGATCCCTGCACCAGCGCGACCATGTCATGCGAAGGGGTCAGCAGCGCCATCTGCCAGCCCGCGCCCACGTTCTGGATCAGCGTGCCGAGATTGGCCACCAGCGTCGCCGTCCAGATCATGCGGAAGGCCGGATGCTTCAGCGGCACGAAGGGCGACTGAGAGGCGGCCGGGGCCGGGGCAGGGTCCTTGCCGCCCCGGCCCGGCAGCGCCGATGGCCCGGAGGAGACGGCGGGATCGCCGATCTCGGCCCCGGTGCGGGTGTCGGGGACCGGTTGTTCGGCGCGGTCGGGGTCGGGCGTCTT
This DNA window, taken from Falsirhodobacter algicola, encodes the following:
- a CDS encoding MFS transporter, yielding MIWTATLVANLGTLIQNVGAGWQMALLTPSHDMVALVQGSTTLPVMVLAIAAGALADNFPRRRVMLAAQTFLLVVSAVLAAVAFLGWLTPWTLLAFTFLLGCGNAMHLPSWQASMRDLVPREDLPAAITLNSMSFNLMRSVGPAIGGLVVASLGPAAAFALNAASYTAVIFALARWNSPQEVRSLPPEKLGHAIAVGLRYVALSPNLSRVILRGLIFGSGAVAALALLPVITRDMLQAEARTFGAMLGAFGLGAIGGALAAPRLRARLRIETIIALAFAVNAAGLLIVSVSRTEALTVVGLMLAGSAWVSALSLFNVSVQLATPRWVVGRALSIYQTATFGGMAIGSWAWGALSDEVSIPAALIAAAVLLLGGGVLGRIWPMPDFSETNLDPANRFNAPALRLDLQPQSGPIMVMVDWEIAPENTQAFLAAMTDRRRVRIRDGARQWSLLRDLENPDIWVETYHVPTWAEYIRHNTRRTQADVESFDRLLQLHKGPERPHVHRMIERQTVPLRDDIIIPPKVP